A genomic region of Magnetococcales bacterium contains the following coding sequences:
- a CDS encoding O-antigen ligase family protein: MDNREPEAPVKVVASFPPDEDDSPSFRLLFGGFLLLMIWLPLPLGSNRHWAWGIMATWTFLLLAVWAISHLQRPMVANPLLRNHPFPFILFLGFSLIPLFQVIPLNIQFLRLLSPASLDMFLYAGQESRSLPISLDTQATMAMWLKTTAYLTGGWLVLVLARTRQRLTWLAWIMLLTGVAEAFYGLAMVLSGIEMIWWLPKWSSQGSAAGTFVNRNHFAGFLEMTIPLGFGLLIARLPSRSRESSWKEMIQYDLKFLFSQTGIVFILVVTMFIGLFLTNSRGGAAALLFSLFLISGLTFFRSYSSTREKRLMAPILAISILAGIWLGLGNLTGRLINTELEDKSRTAVFEATLGKIANYPMFGSGGGTFQYTFPLYRPEKIHRFYDHTHNDYLEMLADFGVVGFSLLALATGICWWIMLRSYLKRRDPLARGLLFASLSGTLSLALHGLYDFNLQIPSNAFYFVVLLAMGLQAGQLPHQSRRKGKPLV; the protein is encoded by the coding sequence GTGGACAACCGTGAGCCGGAAGCCCCAGTGAAGGTTGTGGCATCGTTTCCCCCTGACGAGGACGATTCCCCTTCTTTCCGTTTACTGTTCGGCGGATTCCTGCTGTTGATGATCTGGTTGCCCCTGCCGCTGGGCAGCAATCGTCACTGGGCCTGGGGCATCATGGCCACCTGGACTTTTCTGCTGCTGGCTGTCTGGGCGATCTCCCACCTGCAGCGGCCCATGGTTGCCAATCCGCTGCTGCGCAACCATCCTTTCCCGTTTATTCTCTTCCTTGGCTTCAGCCTGATCCCTCTATTTCAGGTCATTCCGCTGAATATCCAGTTTTTGCGCCTGCTCTCTCCGGCCAGTCTGGATATGTTCCTTTACGCCGGACAGGAAAGCCGCTCCCTGCCCATCTCTCTCGACACCCAGGCAACAATGGCCATGTGGTTGAAAACGACGGCCTATCTGACGGGAGGATGGCTGGTACTGGTGCTGGCCAGAACCCGGCAACGCCTGACCTGGCTGGCCTGGATCATGTTGCTGACGGGCGTTGCCGAGGCTTTTTACGGACTGGCCATGGTGCTTTCCGGAATCGAAATGATCTGGTGGTTGCCAAAATGGTCCAGTCAGGGTTCCGCCGCCGGCACCTTCGTCAACCGGAACCATTTCGCCGGATTTCTCGAAATGACCATTCCCCTCGGATTCGGGCTGTTGATTGCCCGTCTGCCCTCCCGTTCACGGGAATCCAGCTGGAAGGAGATGATTCAATACGACCTGAAGTTCCTCTTCAGTCAGACGGGAATCGTCTTCATTCTGGTGGTCACCATGTTCATCGGCCTGTTTCTGACCAATTCCCGAGGAGGTGCGGCAGCACTGCTCTTTTCGCTGTTTCTGATTTCGGGTCTGACCTTCTTTCGCTCCTACAGTTCCACCCGGGAAAAGCGCCTGATGGCGCCTATCCTGGCCATCTCCATCCTGGCCGGCATCTGGCTTGGCTTGGGAAACCTGACGGGGCGATTGATCAACACCGAACTCGAGGACAAATCCCGAACGGCGGTCTTCGAAGCAACTCTCGGCAAAATCGCCAATTATCCGATGTTCGGCTCCGGAGGGGGCACCTTTCAGTACACCTTCCCGCTATACCGACCGGAGAAGATCCACCGTTTCTACGACCATACCCACAACGACTATCTGGAGATGCTGGCCGATTTCGGTGTGGTGGGGTTCAGCCTGCTGGCTCTGGCCACGGGCATTTGCTGGTGGATCATGCTGCGCAGTTATTTAAAGCGACGGGATCCTCTGGCGAGGGGATTGCTCTTCGCCAGTCTGAGTGGCACCCTCTCGCTGGCCCTGCACGGATTGTACGACTTCAACCTGCAGATTCCCTCGAACGCCTTTTACTTCGTGGTGCTGTTGGCCATGGGGTTGCAGGCCGGCCAATTGCCGCATCAAAGCCGACGCAAGGGCAAGCCGCTGGTATAA